Proteins from one Bacteroidota bacterium genomic window:
- a CDS encoding GIY-YIG nuclease family protein: protein MKGYMYILQCADGSYYTGSTNDLERRFEQHQNGEGANHTKKRLPVKLVYFEEFSRIDEAFYREKQVQGWSRAKKEALINNRRELLKSLAECKNESHFSNAAFDSAQAAADCSLSGAETNSNDEIL, encoded by the coding sequence ATGAAAGGCTATATGTATATTTTACAATGTGCAGATGGTAGTTATTATACAGGTAGTACGAATGATTTGGAACGCAGATTTGAACAACATCAAAACGGCGAAGGGGCAAACCATACAAAAAAGAGACTTCCTGTGAAATTGGTTTACTTTGAAGAATTTAGCAGAATTGATGAGGCTTTTTACAGAGAAAAACAAGTGCAAGGATGGAGCAGAGCAAAGAAAGAAGCTTTAATAAACAACAGGCGTGAATTACTTAAAAGTTTGGCGGAGTGTAAAAATGAAAGCCATTTTAGTAATGCTGCCTTCGACTCCGCTCAGGCAGCAGCCGACTGTTCGTTGAGCGGAGCCGAAACAAACAGTAACGATGAAATACTATGA
- the kbl gene encoding glycine C-acetyltransferase, whose product MYGKIKAYLREEINKIEEAGLYKHERIIESEQGAEIVVKGKKCLNFCANNYLGLSSHPELIKAAHEEIDHRGYGMSSVRFICGTQDIHKELERKVSEFLGMEDTILFSSCFDANGAVFEPLLGPEDAIITDALNHASIIDGIRLCKGQRWIYNHGDMRDVDEVDQTTGKSGKGLERCLKEAQNCRFRLIATDGAFSMDGDIAKLKEICDLADKYDAMVMVDDSHASGFMGKNGRGTHEHHGVMGRVDIITTTFGKALGGASGGCISGKKEIIEWMRNKARPYLFSNTVAPAVVGATIRVMDLLSSTTELRDKLEKNTQYFREKMTKAGFDIVPGVHPIVPIMFGKYPDSAKLAVKFADRMLEEGIYVIAFSFPVVPKGKDRIRVQISAGHDQDHLDKCIAAFTKIGSELGVIK is encoded by the coding sequence ATGTACGGAAAAATTAAAGCTTATCTGAGAGAAGAAATAAACAAAATAGAAGAGGCTGGCCTTTATAAACACGAGAGGATCATCGAAAGTGAACAAGGTGCTGAAATCGTCGTCAAAGGAAAAAAATGCCTTAACTTTTGTGCCAATAACTATCTTGGCCTTTCTTCTCATCCCGAGTTGATAAAAGCTGCACATGAAGAAATCGACCACAGGGGATACGGCATGTCATCTGTCAGATTCATCTGTGGGACCCAGGATATTCACAAGGAACTGGAACGGAAAGTGTCGGAATTTTTGGGAATGGAAGATACTATTCTGTTTTCGTCCTGTTTTGATGCCAATGGTGCTGTTTTCGAACCTCTCCTTGGACCAGAAGATGCCATCATTACCGATGCATTGAACCATGCCTCTATCATCGATGGTATTCGTCTCTGCAAAGGTCAGCGCTGGATTTACAATCATGGTGACATGCGGGATGTTGACGAAGTCGATCAGACTACCGGCAAATCAGGTAAAGGGCTTGAAAGGTGCTTGAAAGAAGCCCAGAATTGCCGTTTTAGATTAATTGCCACAGATGGCGCCTTCAGCATGGATGGCGATATTGCCAAACTGAAAGAAATCTGTGACCTGGCTGACAAATATGATGCAATGGTCATGGTCGACGACAGCCATGCATCCGGATTCATGGGCAAGAACGGAAGAGGTACACATGAACACCATGGAGTTATGGGCCGGGTTGATATCATTACCACTACCTTTGGAAAAGCACTGGGAGGAGCCTCCGGTGGATGCATCTCCGGAAAGAAAGAGATCATCGAATGGATGCGCAATAAAGCACGCCCCTACCTGTTTTCGAATACTGTTGCTCCAGCGGTTGTCGGTGCTACAATCCGTGTGATGGACCTCTTATCCTCCACAACTGAATTACGGGATAAACTGGAAAAAAACACCCAGTATTTCCGCGAAAAGATGACAAAAGCCGGATTCGATATCGTTCCCGGAGTCCATCCGATAGTTCCGATCATGTTCGGGAAGTACCCCGACAGCGCAAAACTTGCCGTGAAATTTGCTGACCGTATGCTTGAAGAAGGCATTTATGTCATCGCCTTCTCTTTCCCTGTTGTACCAAAAGGAAAAGACCGCATCAGGGTTCAGATATCTGCAGGTCATGATCAGGACCACCTTGATAAGTGCATTGCAGCATTCACTAAAATTGGATCAGAACTCGGTGTGATTAAGTAA
- a CDS encoding NAD-dependent epimerase/dehydratase family protein, whose product MKKILIIGSVGQIGSELTMRLREIYGSSNVVAGYRKTMPSEELANSGPLELVDATEPERIAEIVKKYHIDTIFNLAALLSAVAEQKPQAAWNVGVNGVYNVLEVARENKCAVFFPSSIGAFGPTTPLDNTPQDTIQRPRTMYGVTKVTGELLSDYYFKRFGVDTRGLRYPGIISNVTLPGGGTTDYAVEIFYAAIKTKRFTCPLKSGTFLDMMYMPDALDAAVQVMEADPSKLIHRNAFNVTAMSFDPEIIFREIKKHIPDLVMEYNVDPVKQSIAESWPNKMDDSAARAEWGWHPKWNLEKMTVDMLKVIGEKHKKGLI is encoded by the coding sequence ATGAAAAAGATCTTAATTATTGGCTCTGTCGGTCAGATTGGATCGGAGCTGACCATGCGCTTGCGCGAGATTTATGGTAGCAGTAATGTAGTTGCCGGATACCGCAAGACTATGCCCAGTGAAGAGCTTGCAAATTCAGGTCCACTTGAGCTTGTTGATGCCACTGAGCCTGAAAGAATCGCAGAAATCGTAAAGAAATACCATATTGATACCATATTTAATCTGGCTGCCTTACTTTCTGCTGTTGCAGAGCAGAAGCCACAGGCGGCCTGGAATGTAGGTGTGAACGGTGTCTATAATGTCCTGGAAGTTGCACGGGAAAATAAATGTGCAGTTTTCTTTCCCAGTTCTATCGGTGCTTTTGGCCCGACGACACCACTGGATAACACTCCACAGGATACGATCCAGAGGCCACGGACCATGTATGGTGTAACAAAGGTTACCGGCGAGCTCTTAAGTGACTATTATTTCAAACGCTTTGGTGTTGACACACGTGGGTTACGTTATCCTGGCATCATTTCCAATGTCACACTGCCCGGTGGAGGGACAACGGATTACGCTGTTGAGATCTTTTATGCTGCCATTAAAACAAAGCGGTTCACCTGTCCTCTTAAGTCAGGTACATTCCTCGACATGATGTATATGCCTGATGCACTGGATGCAGCTGTCCAGGTTATGGAAGCTGATCCTTCCAAACTCATTCACCGGAATGCATTTAATGTGACTGCCATGAGCTTTGATCCTGAGATCATTTTCAGGGAAATTAAAAAACATATACCCGATTTGGTAATGGAGTATAATGTTGATCCGGTTAAACAAAGTATTGCAGAATCCTGGCCTAATAAGATGGATGATTCTGCAGCGCGGGCTGAGTGGGGCTGGCATCCAAAATGGAACCTTGAGAAAATGACAGTTGATATGCTGAAGGTGATAGGTGAGAAACATAAGAAAGGATTAATTTAG
- a CDS encoding beta-galactosidase, giving the protein MRSRFIFLQFSFFIFTFSILSCHFVQKDTWQPADCQLPTRWTNLVHPGNAWPDYPRPQMVRGDWSNLNGLWDYAITYINEDAPSIFQGKILVPYPVESALSGVKKNVGNDQRIWYRREFTVQPGWKGRKILLHFEAVDWETIVWMNGKKIGVHRGGYDPFAFDITDALTTEGKQVLLVSVWDPTDHGWQPRGKQVSKPEGIFYTSTTGIWQTVWIEPVGENYISDIKFYPDIDNLTLNLTVISSNPHPGDSIAINIFDNENLIRHLKAKPDESIKIKFDSCRLWTPESPVLYDLDISLYHKGELLDEISSYFGMRKISLGKDEKGITRLMLNNRFVFQNGPLDQGFWPDGIYTPPTDEAMCYDLQVIKKLGFNMLRKHVKVESQRFYYWCDKIGILVWQDMPSGYKAIPDSDSDTIRPDETKKQFELELERLITNHFNHPSIIMWIPFNEGWGQYETEKIVGLIKSLDPTRLVDNASGWTDCKMGDIIDIHNYPEPKSPQPERNRAAVLGEFGGLGLRIEGHTWQKENWGYRQLGSSDSLLILYNDFYDRVRSFIGNPGLSASIYTQITDVETECNGLMTYDREVIKMDERK; this is encoded by the coding sequence ATGAGATCCAGATTTATATTTCTTCAATTTTCATTTTTCATTTTTACTTTTTCAATTTTATCCTGCCACTTTGTGCAGAAAGATACCTGGCAGCCAGCCGATTGTCAGCTTCCCACCCGTTGGACCAACCTCGTCCACCCGGGTAATGCCTGGCCTGATTATCCACGGCCTCAGATGGTACGGGGTGATTGGAGTAACCTCAATGGTTTATGGGATTATGCCATCACGTATATAAATGAAGACGCTCCTTCCATTTTCCAGGGTAAAATTCTGGTTCCGTACCCTGTCGAGTCGGCATTATCCGGTGTTAAAAAAAATGTCGGTAACGACCAACGGATATGGTACCGGCGGGAATTTACAGTTCAGCCCGGATGGAAGGGTCGTAAGATACTTCTGCATTTTGAAGCAGTCGACTGGGAAACAATCGTCTGGATGAATGGAAAAAAGATAGGTGTGCATCGTGGTGGGTATGATCCATTTGCTTTTGATATTACGGATGCTTTAACAACCGAAGGTAAACAGGTCCTTCTGGTTTCAGTTTGGGATCCAACCGACCACGGTTGGCAACCACGTGGAAAACAGGTGTCAAAACCTGAAGGGATTTTCTATACCTCCACAACAGGTATCTGGCAAACCGTATGGATTGAACCCGTTGGAGAGAATTATATATCTGACATTAAATTTTATCCGGATATAGATAACCTGACTTTGAACCTGACTGTCATTTCCAGTAACCCTCATCCGGGTGACTCCATAGCCATCAACATCTTCGACAATGAAAATCTTATCAGGCATTTGAAAGCCAAACCTGATGAATCTATAAAGATCAAATTTGACAGTTGCCGTTTATGGACACCTGAATCACCGGTTTTATATGACCTGGACATTTCATTGTACCATAAAGGTGAATTGCTCGATGAGATTTCCTCCTATTTCGGCATGCGTAAAATTTCTTTGGGAAAGGATGAAAAAGGCATCACCCGCCTGATGCTGAATAATAGGTTCGTTTTTCAGAACGGACCTCTCGATCAGGGCTTCTGGCCTGATGGCATTTATACCCCACCTACCGATGAAGCCATGTGTTACGACCTTCAGGTTATCAAAAAACTTGGATTCAACATGTTAAGAAAACATGTGAAGGTCGAGTCACAAAGATTCTATTACTGGTGCGACAAAATTGGAATCCTGGTATGGCAGGACATGCCTAGTGGATATAAGGCTATACCCGACAGTGATTCTGATACAATCCGTCCTGATGAAACAAAAAAACAATTTGAACTTGAATTGGAAAGACTAATTACGAACCATTTTAACCATCCAAGCATTATCATGTGGATTCCATTCAATGAAGGCTGGGGGCAATATGAAACAGAAAAAATTGTCGGACTGATAAAAAGCCTGGATCCAACGCGTCTTGTTGATAATGCCAGTGGCTGGACCGACTGTAAAATGGGAGATATCATTGACATTCATAATTATCCTGAACCGAAGTCACCTCAGCCGGAAAGAAACCGTGCTGCAGTTCTGGGCGAATTTGGTGGGCTGGGGTTAAGGATCGAAGGTCATACCTGGCAGAAAGAAAACTGGGGATACAGACAACTTGGTTCTTCCGATTCATTGTTGATCTTGTACAATGATTTTTACGACCGTGTGCGGTCATTCATCGGTAATCCTGGTCTTAGCGCTAGTATTTATACACAGATCACTGATGTGGAAACCGAATGTAATGGACTGATGACGTATGATCGTGAAGTAATAAAGATGGATGAAAGAAAGTAA
- a CDS encoding M28 family peptidase has protein sequence MKNSFLTLLLLFTFTTVSVAQTNITVSNSIADNILHGNYDPADYTPSTILNNPDSILHGIINDVSTYTLLAYLQKINSYYNRNSGSDTTSSTHGIGAVRRWIYSKFEEFSAANENRLVVSYLDFDKAICGMGHHRNVFCVLPGMDTTNKEILLVEGHFDTRCEGGCDTACYSPGMDDNGSGAVLVMELARIMSRYAFDHTIVFTTPTGEDQGLYGATAWANYIYSHSMPFMACFNNDVVGGTICGMTSSPPSCPGYNDIDSTHVRIFSYSYLNDSTRNSKHKQLARYIKLHQEERINPLLETPLTINIMIREDRLGRGGDQIPFRQKGYTAVRFCEQNENGDGTGTPPDRQHTTNDIIGLDTTAPPDGVIDTFFVDMRYLRRNIIANGVNLGFLAISPPQPAPVFNPLPDGVEIDLEGSDTLFKHYRVGIRSQGSGSLYFDTVMTFMNTHHLVINGLSTSKTYYISVMNVENSVESLISDEYSWSTVGIRKIPEHGTGINMNQNMPNPASETTTVLIDVLQPLIKPDAEIIIKDMTGRVMDRIPVRLMTGANKITYSNIKRLQGLFTYSLSVEGRIIQTRKMVLL, from the coding sequence ATGAAAAATAGTTTTCTTACTTTACTGTTACTATTCACTTTCACCACTGTTTCAGTTGCTCAGACAAATATAACTGTCTCAAATTCAATAGCAGATAATATTTTACATGGCAACTATGATCCGGCCGATTACACTCCGTCAACAATCCTCAACAATCCTGATTCTATTCTGCACGGGATCATCAATGATGTCTCAACGTATACCCTCCTTGCATATCTGCAAAAAATTAACTCCTATTATAACCGGAATTCTGGATCAGATACGACCTCTTCCACTCATGGAATAGGTGCCGTCAGACGCTGGATCTATAGCAAATTTGAGGAATTCAGTGCTGCTAACGAAAACCGTCTTGTCGTGTCGTACCTCGATTTCGACAAGGCTATCTGCGGCATGGGACACCACCGCAATGTCTTTTGTGTACTGCCGGGAATGGATACAACAAATAAAGAAATTCTTTTAGTAGAAGGACATTTTGATACCCGCTGTGAAGGGGGGTGCGATACGGCTTGCTATTCACCAGGTATGGACGATAATGGCTCAGGTGCTGTTTTGGTCATGGAACTGGCACGCATCATGAGCCGCTATGCTTTCGATCACACGATTGTGTTTACCACACCAACAGGTGAGGATCAGGGATTATATGGTGCAACAGCATGGGCAAATTATATTTATAGCCATTCGATGCCATTCATGGCATGTTTTAATAATGACGTAGTCGGCGGTACCATTTGCGGCATGACTTCATCACCGCCCTCCTGTCCCGGTTACAATGATATTGATAGTACCCATGTCAGGATTTTCTCCTATTCGTACCTCAACGATTCAACCAGAAATTCGAAGCATAAACAACTGGCAAGATACATCAAGCTGCACCAGGAAGAACGCATCAATCCGCTCTTGGAAACACCCTTGACAATAAACATCATGATCAGGGAAGATCGTTTAGGCCGTGGTGGCGATCAAATCCCTTTCAGGCAAAAGGGCTATACTGCTGTGCGGTTCTGTGAGCAAAATGAAAATGGAGATGGTACCGGCACGCCTCCCGACAGGCAACATACCACAAACGATATTATCGGTCTTGACACCACAGCACCTCCTGATGGTGTTATTGATACTTTCTTTGTCGATATGAGGTACCTTCGAAGAAACATAATCGCTAATGGTGTAAACCTCGGATTTTTGGCTATTTCACCACCTCAGCCCGCCCCGGTTTTTAATCCCCTGCCTGATGGTGTTGAAATAGATCTGGAGGGATCCGACACGCTTTTCAAGCATTACAGGGTTGGCATTCGCTCACAGGGATCAGGTTCACTTTATTTTGATACCGTCATGACATTTATGAATACACATCATCTTGTTATAAATGGACTCTCCACCTCAAAGACCTATTATATCAGTGTTATGAATGTCGAAAATTCAGTCGAAAGTTTAATATCAGATGAGTATTCCTGGTCAACCGTTGGTATCAGGAAAATACCGGAACATGGCACAGGCATCAATATGAATCAGAATATGCCAAATCCAGCTTCTGAAACTACTACCGTACTTATCGACGTGCTTCAGCCACTTATTAAACCGGATGCGGAAATAATCATTAAAGACATGACCGGCAGAGTAATGGACCGGATTCCGGTTCGACTAATGACAGGCGCAAATAAAATCACCTACTCAAATATAAAACGGCTACAGGGTTTATTCACATATTCACTGTCAGTTGAAGGCAGGATTATCCAGACAAGAAAAATGGTTTTATTATAA
- a CDS encoding helix-turn-helix transcriptional regulator, which yields MKSFGEFIKSLRIKNEITLREFCRQIKGDPSNWSKIERGKLPPPKSKKFLEEIAEIVKLKNGEDDYFLLFDLAALSFIPNDLIEDEKLLEKLPVFFRTLRGKKPSKEELEGNIPDSIMCSWQGFIFSNIPFTGNIRLMSPSSPNYLAFTTNSVMTRNYNLVYSGISLLYTLIGMIDSLLFLFLRNKISVENLIRNNIQVPSWTRY from the coding sequence ATGAAAAGCTTTGGAGAATTTATCAAGAGCCTAAGGATTAAGAATGAAATCACATTGAGAGAATTTTGCAGGCAGATCAAAGGTGATCCAAGTAACTGGAGTAAAATAGAGCGTGGCAAACTGCCTCCGCCTAAAAGCAAAAAGTTCCTGGAAGAAATCGCAGAGATCGTAAAACTGAAAAATGGAGAAGATGATTATTTTCTTTTGTTTGATTTGGCAGCATTATCATTTATACCCAATGATCTGATTGAAGATGAAAAATTATTGGAAAAGCTGCCCGTTTTTTTCAGGACATTAAGAGGCAAGAAGCCTTCGAAAGAAGAGCTTGAGGGGAACATTCCTGATTCAATTATGTGTTCCTGGCAAGGATTCATATTCTCAAACATTCCATTCACGGGTAATATTCGCTTGATGAGTCCTTCTTCTCCCAATTATCTTGCATTTACAACTAATTCTGTCATGACAAGAAACTATAATCTGGTTTATTCCGGGATTTCTCTCCTTTATACTCTCATAGGCATGATAGACAGTCTATTATTTTTGTTCCTTAGGAACAAAATATCGGTAGAAAATTTAATACGCAATAACATTCAAGTCCCGTCATGGACGAGATATTAA
- a CDS encoding helix-turn-helix transcriptional regulator: MKKIMNKPEAYHSSAMDEIFKSITPSEQKRTDQKMLLAAKIDDALRAKAWKKKDLAKALNKRASEITKWLSGTHNFTTDTLWDIEKVLCVELVNIVPQLKSSVVSWQAFISSPAEPNKMSELSKYSYQILYSTLSESHSVYFKTHKEVVQPSKVFLS, translated from the coding sequence ATGAAGAAGATTATGAATAAACCTGAAGCGTATCACAGTTCTGCTATGGATGAAATTTTTAAATCAATTACACCTTCAGAACAAAAAAGAACGGATCAAAAAATGCTTCTTGCGGCAAAAATTGATGATGCATTAAGAGCCAAAGCCTGGAAAAAGAAAGACCTTGCCAAAGCATTGAATAAAAGAGCGTCGGAAATTACGAAATGGCTTAGCGGTACACATAATTTTACTACCGATACCTTATGGGATATCGAAAAGGTGCTTTGTGTGGAACTGGTTAATATTGTTCCGCAATTGAAAAGTTCAGTCGTTAGTTGGCAGGCTTTTATCAGCAGTCCTGCTGAGCCAAATAAAATGTCTGAATTAAGTAAATATTCTTACCAAATTCTTTATAGTACTCTGTCTGAATCACATTCTGTTTATTTTAAAACACATAAAGAGGTAGTTCAACCTTCCAAAGTCTTTCTATCATGA
- a CDS encoding ATP-binding protein, producing the protein MYIPREIYNEIVNHIQRKEFTILTGARQTGKTTIARKLFQDLKDQNKSVFYISFEDPDILYHVNTHPENIFKYIRRPVGMTNHDDQPTERTIAIIDEVQYATDPSNFLKYLYDTYSDQLKIIATGSSAFYIDRKFRDSLAGRKRLFIVRTLNFAEFLEFKRHTELKQELMLLRSQSQYISVHIKILMELFEEYLLFGGYPAIVLENDRDGKIQMLKDIRTSYIKKDIDESGIKNKTALYRLMVLLAGQTGNLVNKNELAHSLGIDNKLVEQYLNLLQKCFHVELIRPFYSNLRKELTRMPKVYFYDSGLRNALLNRFGEFEYREDKGQLLENYIFQRLESLYDSENIHFWRTADRKEVDFVVEDSFSKRKAFEVKYQCDKIKKPAYRHFTREYPDIPLTFISHLESGDCLQVLKL; encoded by the coding sequence ATGTACATCCCTCGAGAAATATATAATGAAATCGTAAATCATATACAGCGGAAGGAATTTACGATCCTGACGGGCGCCAGGCAGACAGGTAAAACCACTATAGCCCGCAAATTATTTCAGGATTTAAAAGATCAGAACAAGTCGGTTTTCTACATTTCATTTGAAGATCCGGATATTCTTTATCACGTCAATACGCATCCTGAAAACATCTTCAAATACATCAGGCGGCCGGTTGGAATGACAAATCATGATGATCAGCCTACTGAAAGGACAATAGCTATTATTGATGAGGTGCAATATGCTACTGATCCATCCAATTTTTTAAAATATCTCTACGACACCTATTCTGATCAATTAAAGATTATAGCCACGGGCAGCAGTGCGTTTTATATCGACAGGAAATTCAGGGATTCACTGGCTGGAAGGAAGCGACTTTTTATTGTTCGCACCTTAAATTTTGCGGAGTTTCTTGAATTTAAAAGACATACAGAGCTAAAACAGGAGCTGATGTTACTCCGCAGCCAGTCGCAATACATATCGGTCCATATTAAAATATTAATGGAATTATTTGAAGAGTACCTCCTGTTTGGAGGATATCCTGCCATCGTGCTGGAAAATGACAGAGACGGTAAAATACAAATGCTGAAGGATATACGGACATCCTATATTAAGAAGGATATAGATGAATCGGGAATAAAAAATAAAACAGCTTTATACCGGCTAATGGTACTTTTAGCCGGACAAACAGGCAACCTCGTCAATAAAAATGAGCTGGCTCATTCATTAGGTATTGATAATAAGCTCGTTGAGCAGTATTTAAACCTGCTGCAGAAGTGCTTTCATGTAGAGTTGATCAGGCCATTTTACAGTAATTTGAGAAAAGAGTTGACACGGATGCCCAAAGTTTATTTCTATGACTCAGGGCTCCGGAATGCGCTGTTGAACCGATTTGGCGAATTTGAATACAGGGAGGACAAGGGACAGCTATTGGAGAATTATATTTTCCAACGCCTTGAGTCACTTTATGACAGTGAAAATATTCATTTCTGGCGAACTGCGGATAGGAAAGAGGTTGACTTTGTGGTTGAAGATTCGTTTTCAAAGCGAAAAGCCTTTGAAGTCAAGTACCAATGCGACAAAATCAAAAAACCGGCGTACAGACATTTTACCCGGGAATATCCTGATATTCCATTAACATTCATCTCCCATTTAGAATCAGGTGACTGCCTGCAGGTGCTGAAACTGTAA